The following are from one region of the Coffea eugenioides isolate CCC68of chromosome 2, Ceug_1.0, whole genome shotgun sequence genome:
- the LOC113761594 gene encoding uncharacterized protein LOC113761594, protein MEKKQGFFSAIKEEVVRGLSPSRSRSKSPARSASPISALLRRKKTSGSTSSSGNSYVANPEALIARSGSMRPLGETLTPLMEGPDPDGGEIGESKRVGLGQWMKGQLCRAPSVTSSGYGSSNNNTSGGSCNRRSDLRLLLGVMGAPLAPVHVSSMDPLPHLSIKDTPIETSSAQYILQQYTAASGGQKLQNSIRNAYAMGKLKMVASEFETATKVVKNRNAARAAESGGFVLWQMNPDMWYVELAVGGSKVHAGCNGKLVWRHTPWLGAHTAKGPVRPLRRALQGLDPRTTAGMFADARCIGEKKIDGEDCFILKLCADPQTLKARSEGPAEIIRHVLFGYFSQKTGLLVHMEDSHLTRIQSNGGDAVYWETTINSFLEDYRPVEGIMIAHSGRSVVTLFRFGEMAMSHTKTRMEEAWTIEEVAFNVPGLSLDCFIPPADLRSGCMSEACELPQDERAKSALALAAHRAKVAALEKTHGSNMDNVFWKVEV, encoded by the exons atggagaaaaagcaAGGCTTTTTTTCGGCGATAAAGGAGGAGGTAGTAAGGGGTTTATCGCCGTCGAGGTCACGATCAAAGAGCCCAGCAAGGAGCGCCTCACCCATCTCGGCTTTGCTCCGGAGGAAGAAGACCAGCGGTAGTACCAGCAGCAGTGGTAACAGCTACGTAGCGAATCCCGAAGCGTTGATTGCGAGATCAGGGAGTATGAGGCCGTTGGGGGAGACTCTGACACCGTTAATGGAAGGCCCCGATCCGGATGGAGGTGAAATCGGGGAGTCGAAGCGGGTCGGGTTGGGTCAGTGGATGAAGGGTCAGCTCTGTCGGGCCCCGTCCGTGACTTCAAGTGGGTACGGAAGTAGTAACAACAACACTTCCGGGGGAAGCTGTAATAGGAGGTCTGATCTGAGGTTGTTGCTAGGTGTCATGGGTGCGCCGCTCGCCCCGGTTCACGTTAGTTCTATGGACCCTCTGCCCCATCTCAGCATCAAAGACACCCCCATT GAAACTTCTTCAGCCCAATACATATTGCAGCAGTATACTGCTGCATCTGGTGGTCAAAAGCTTCAGAATTCTATTAGAAATGCTTATGCTATGGGAAAGCTGAAGATGGTGGCTTCCGAATTCGAAACTGCAACAAAGGTTGTGAAGAATAGAAATGCTGCTAGAGCTGCTGAGTCTGGAGGTTTCGTCCTGTGGCAAATGAATCCTGACATGTGGTATGTCGAGCTTGCGGTTGGCGGTAGCAAGGTACATGCTGGTTGCAATGGCAAGCTTGTTTGGAGGCACACACCTTGGCTTGGGGCTCATACAGCGAAAGGGCCGGTCAGGCCTTTACGCCGTGCTTTACAG GGTCTTGACCCAAGAACAACAGCCGGTATGTTTGCAGATGCCAGATGCATTGGAGAGAAGAAAATTGATGGGGAGGACTGCTTCATTCTCAAGCTTTGTGCTGATCCTCAGACACTGAAGGCAAGGAGTGAAGGGCCTGCAGAGATCATTAGGCATGTCCTTTTTGGCTATTTCAGCCAGAAGACTGGTCTTCTTGTGCACATGGAGGATTCACATCTTACGCGCATTCAATCTAATGGGGGTGATGCAGTTTACTGGGAAACCACTATTAACTCTTTCTTAGAGGATTATCGTCCTGTTGAAGGTATAATGATTGCTCATTCTGGTCGTTCAGTGGTTACACTTTTCCGGTTTGGGGAGATGGCAATGAGCCATACGAAAACAAGGATGGAAGAAGCTTGGACAATTGAAGAGGTGGCGTTCAATGTTCCTGGCTTGTCTTTGGACTGCTTTATTCCACCAGCTGACTTACGGTCAGGGTGCATGAGTGAAGCCTGTGAACTCCCTCAAGATGAAAGGGCAAAGAGTGCACTTGCGCTTGCTGCTCACCGGGCAAAGGTTGCTGCACTGGAGAAAACTCACGGCAGCAACATGGATAATGTGTTCTGGAAAGTTGAGGTCTAA
- the LOC113761336 gene encoding classical arabinogalactan protein 9: protein MEPRGVLLLGFICVIVAGVGGQAPPSPPTTTPSPPTPTAPTTAPPAPPTPTASPPPTNNPPPTPTSSPPPVPSSPPPVVSSPPPAVTSPPPVQASPPPASSPPPVSSPPPASPPPQVSSPPPVSPPPPAPASPPPSQPPPPATPPPPASTPAPLAAPPASVPSPAPATPTSPAPSPLLRSPPSPPTAAPAPAPSLGTTAPAPSATDQSGAESIESSAKIISSLAFGWTVLYFLI from the exons ATGGAGCCACGAGGTGTTCTCCTCTTAGGTTTCATCTGCGTTATCGTCGCCGGCGTCGGTGGCCAAGCTCCGCCCAGCCCACCCACCACTACTCCCTCTCCTCCTACTCCCACTGCACCCACCACAGCTCCCCCTGCTCCTCCTACTCCCACAGCTTCACCTCCCCCTACCAACAATCCACCTCCAACTCCAACATCATCCCCGCCCCCTGTACCTTCATCTCCTCCTCCCGTAGTGTCGTCGCCTCCGCCAGCTGTCACTTCTCCACCCCCGGTCCAGGCTTCACCGCCGCCTGCTTCCTCCCCTCCTCCGGTGAGCTCCCCACCACCGGCTTCACCTCCTCCTCAAGTCAGCTCTCCTCCACCGGTTTCCCCTCCTCCTCCAGCTCCGGCCTCCCCTCCTCCATCTCAACCACCTCCGCCAGCCACTCCCCCGCCACCGGCATCTACACCCGCACCACTGGCTGCCCCGCCAGCTTCTGTTCCCTCACCAGCTCCCGCTACGCCGACATCCCCAGCGCCGTCGCCTTTGTTGCGGAGTCCTCCGTCTCCTCCGACGGCAGCTCCAGCTCCTGCTCCCAGCCTGGGCACTACCGCCCCTGCTCCATCAGCCACTGATCAG AGTGGAGCAGAGAGCATAGAGTCGTCGGCCAAGATTATATCGAGCTTGGCCTTTGGATGGACTGTCCTATATTTCCTAATTTAG